From the Limosilactobacillus panis genome, one window contains:
- a CDS encoding sigma-70 family RNA polymerase sigma factor: MNCEKITSGLNFLVSDKRITVVYGALKRLHVSYYSTCYDDLFQEGCLAFGEAFAAYPGCPQLDDRFMAYAYQRIYWRLLDILQQSNQHTQQVALSDADQDPVELVVDPRPACEEQHLINADYFTTLAAHCSFNQRRYLNAKLNRQWSDKEIADHYKVSPSAVHQWKTGLIAKARRLSYNGNEFEVRK, encoded by the coding sequence ATGAATTGTGAAAAAATTACTAGCGGACTGAATTTCTTGGTTAGCGATAAGCGAATCACCGTTGTGTACGGTGCCTTGAAGCGTCTGCATGTTTCCTACTACAGCACCTGTTACGATGACCTCTTCCAGGAGGGCTGCTTAGCCTTTGGTGAGGCCTTTGCTGCCTACCCCGGCTGCCCGCAGTTGGATGACCGTTTCATGGCCTACGCCTACCAGCGAATCTACTGGCGCCTACTCGATATTCTCCAGCAATCTAACCAGCACACCCAGCAGGTGGCCCTCAGCGATGCGGACCAGGACCCGGTTGAGCTCGTCGTCGACCCCCGGCCCGCTTGTGAGGAGCAGCACCTCATCAATGCCGACTACTTCACTACCCTGGCGGCCCACTGCTCTTTTAACCAGCGGCGCTACCTAAATGCCAAACTCAATCGACAGTGGAGCGATAAGGAGATTGCCGACCATTATAAAGTCAGCCCCAGCGCCGTTCACCAGTGGAAGACGGGCTTGATTGCAAAGGCCCGCCGGCTCAGCTACAATGGGAATGAATTTGAGGTGAGAAAATGA
- a CDS encoding linear amide C-N hydrolase, whose product MCTSIYQVTDDRTHLLARTMDWPVLAVSPLFVPRNFRWQSVYNQRVYQNKYALVGGGSLSAHHVDVSDGVNEYGLMAQKLTFDNGATLVDQPDDSRVQLAAYEFAFYILGNFKSVADLADHIGEIDLMSDVHNDIKFGKSEMHFAVADRTGRIVVVEPTSQPMRIIENPLGVVTNSPDYDRQLKQMEKYVDFTPAFQAGKVPLNTPRVTTGRLSGKANPPGYYSPSARFIRAAYLRERSDVPEDKTSGITSEFHLLDSVTVPQNSRHQPTYSVYRSVTVSEGREYYFQSYHRGDTTKLQLTDDMLEWTHPKIYHVPDRLAVREVK is encoded by the coding sequence ATGTGTACAAGCATTTACCAAGTAACTGACGACCGGACCCACCTCCTGGCGCGAACGATGGATTGGCCAGTGCTGGCCGTTTCCCCGCTCTTTGTTCCCCGGAACTTCCGCTGGCAGTCGGTCTATAACCAGCGGGTGTACCAGAACAAGTATGCCCTAGTCGGTGGCGGCAGCCTCTCTGCCCACCACGTCGACGTTTCCGATGGGGTCAACGAGTACGGCTTGATGGCCCAGAAGCTGACCTTTGACAACGGGGCCACCCTGGTTGACCAGCCGGATGACTCCCGGGTGCAGCTGGCAGCGTACGAGTTTGCCTTCTATATTCTGGGCAACTTCAAGTCGGTGGCCGACCTAGCGGACCACATCGGGGAAATCGATCTGATGAGCGACGTCCATAACGACATTAAGTTTGGGAAGTCGGAGATGCACTTTGCCGTGGCTGACCGGACTGGGCGAATCGTGGTCGTGGAACCAACCAGCCAACCGATGCGAATCATTGAGAACCCGTTGGGCGTGGTAACCAATAGTCCCGACTATGACCGCCAGCTCAAGCAGATGGAAAAATACGTTGACTTTACACCCGCCTTCCAGGCCGGAAAAGTCCCTTTAAACACGCCACGGGTGACCACCGGACGCCTCTCAGGAAAGGCAAACCCACCGGGGTACTATTCACCAAGTGCCCGCTTCATTCGGGCGGCGTATTTACGTGAGCGTTCCGATGTGCCCGAGGATAAGACTAGTGGGATCACCAGTGAATTTCACCTGCTGGATAGCGTGACTGTCCCCCAGAATAGCCGCCACCAGCCGACCTACTCGGTTTACCGGTCCGTGACGGTCTCTGAGGGGCGGGAATACTATTTCCAGTCCTACCACCGGGGCGACACCACCAAGCTCCAACTGACCGACGACATGTTGGAATGGACCCATCCCAAGATCTACCACGTCCCTGATCGATTAGCGGTGCGGGAGGTTAAATAG
- a CDS encoding NADH-dependent oxidoreductase: protein MANLNDALTFPNGATVANRFVMSPMLTNSGEDGYATQDTLDYYNARSKAGGMIITEYHYVSENGGPAMTWKRGREQLAVYDDKFIPQLKKLAKAIKHSGNKAILQIAHTGREANYRAMQDKPVYAPSAIDFPFLPYKVHEFTDEQVKQVIADFGAAAKRAIEAGFDGVEIHGANHYLIQQFFSQYSNRRTDHWGGSLEKRMNFPVAVVKSVTDIVKKYAPKDFIVGYRISPEEIHGKNIGYTWQEATQLIDHLTKEFNLDYIHLSMLKYDSKPGDALLMDREQADQKFDDSAKPYATLFKPYLNGAKEIIVGSITSKEDAEKALALADLVAVGRENLIDPLFADKVLNGHADEVITTLTAAQAKASHLTQGLIDTFSAPQLGIPINRSDDLKTLHEGFGAWTEMKYPQNDQMK from the coding sequence ATGGCTAATTTGAATGATGCGCTTACCTTTCCAAACGGGGCAACGGTGGCCAACCGCTTCGTCATGTCACCAATGCTCACCAACAGCGGTGAAGATGGTTACGCCACCCAGGACACTCTTGACTACTACAATGCCCGGTCTAAGGCGGGTGGAATGATCATCACCGAATACCACTACGTCAGCGAAAACGGTGGTCCCGCCATGACCTGGAAGCGGGGCCGGGAACAACTGGCCGTCTATGACGATAAGTTCATCCCCCAGCTGAAGAAGCTCGCTAAAGCAATCAAGCATTCCGGCAACAAGGCGATCCTCCAAATTGCCCACACCGGCCGGGAAGCCAACTACCGGGCAATGCAGGATAAGCCGGTTTACGCACCGAGCGCCATCGACTTCCCGTTCCTGCCGTACAAGGTCCACGAATTCACCGATGAGCAGGTTAAGCAGGTCATCGCCGACTTCGGTGCTGCCGCCAAGCGGGCAATTGAAGCTGGCTTTGACGGTGTCGAAATCCACGGTGCCAACCACTACCTGATCCAGCAGTTCTTCTCCCAGTATTCTAACCGGCGGACGGACCACTGGGGCGGCAGCCTGGAGAAGCGGATGAACTTCCCGGTGGCAGTCGTTAAGTCAGTAACGGATATTGTCAAGAAGTATGCTCCGAAGGACTTCATCGTCGGTTACCGAATCTCTCCCGAAGAAATTCACGGCAAGAATATTGGCTACACCTGGCAAGAGGCTACCCAGCTGATTGATCACCTGACTAAGGAATTCAACTTGGATTATATCCACCTATCAATGCTGAAGTATGACTCCAAGCCAGGGGACGCCCTCCTGATGGACCGAGAACAAGCCGACCAGAAGTTCGACGACTCGGCTAAGCCATATGCAACCCTCTTCAAGCCATACCTGAACGGTGCTAAGGAAATCATTGTCGGTAGCATCACCAGCAAGGAAGATGCCGAAAAGGCCCTTGCCCTCGCGGACCTGGTTGCCGTCGGACGGGAAAACCTGATTGACCCCCTGTTTGCCGACAAGGTCTTAAACGGCCATGCTGATGAGGTTATCACCACACTAACCGCTGCCCAGGCCAAGGCAAGCCACCTGACCCAAGGGCTGATTGATACCTTCTCAGCCCCGCAACTGGGCATTCCAATTAACCGGTCTGACGACCTCAAGACCCTTCACGAAGGCTTCGGTGCCTGGACCGAAATGAAGTATCCACAAAACGACCAGATGAAGTAA
- the ltrA gene encoding group II intron reverse transcriptase/maturase → MRQSQKTEPQADRLSRIGLENQKYTRARSTDYGEGKGMSVTIQDQVLDRNNLNQAYLRVKRNKGAAGIDDMTVDGLLQYLRENKTELITNLREGNYKPVPVKRVEIPKPNGGVRKLGIPTVVDRMVQQAVAQVLTPIFERIFSDNSFGFRPHRGAQDAIAKVVKLYNQGYRRVVDLDLKAYFDNVNHDLMIKYLQQYINDPWTLRLIRKFLTSGVLDHGLFARSDKGTPQGGPLSPLLANIYLNELDKELTRRGHHFVRYADDCNIYVKSQRAGERVMRSITHFFEKQLKVKVNPDKTKVGSPLRLKFLGFSLGVDRNGAYARPAKQSQKRVKQALKLLTKRNRGVSIEQMFEEIHRKMRGWLQYYSIGKLTGFIQRLDQWLRARIRQYIWKQWKKFKTKITNLQRLGLSYRDAYVFASTRKGYWRTAHSKTLSYSLTNRKLEHLGLINMSKTLQSIQSD, encoded by the coding sequence GTGCGACAATCGCAGAAAACAGAACCACAAGCTGACCGCTTGTCGAGGATAGGTTTGGAAAACCAAAAGTACACAAGGGCGCGTAGTACCGATTATGGTGAAGGTAAAGGTATGAGTGTCACTATCCAAGACCAAGTCTTGGACCGCAATAACCTGAACCAGGCTTATTTGCGAGTTAAGAGAAATAAAGGAGCAGCGGGCATTGATGATATGACTGTCGATGGCCTCCTGCAATATCTTAGAGAAAATAAAACGGAGTTAATCACCAACCTACGTGAAGGCAATTATAAGCCAGTACCGGTTAAACGAGTGGAAATTCCCAAGCCCAACGGTGGAGTGAGAAAACTAGGGATACCAACGGTAGTGGACCGCATGGTCCAACAAGCAGTTGCCCAAGTGCTCACGCCAATCTTTGAGCGTATTTTCTCGGATAATAGTTTTGGCTTTCGCCCTCATCGTGGAGCCCAAGACGCAATCGCAAAGGTAGTTAAACTATATAATCAGGGATATCGAAGAGTAGTCGACTTAGACCTGAAGGCCTATTTCGATAACGTCAACCATGATTTGATGATTAAGTACCTCCAACAATATATTAATGACCCGTGGACGCTAAGACTTATCCGCAAGTTTTTGACTAGCGGGGTCTTAGATCATGGGCTTTTCGCTAGGAGTGACAAAGGAACGCCGCAAGGTGGACCATTATCACCATTACTGGCGAATATTTACCTAAATGAGTTGGATAAAGAGTTGACCAGACGTGGCCATCACTTTGTACGCTATGCGGATGATTGTAATATTTATGTTAAAAGTCAACGGGCGGGAGAACGAGTAATGCGCAGTATTACCCATTTTTTCGAAAAGCAATTGAAGGTTAAAGTTAATCCAGATAAAACTAAAGTTGGTAGTCCCCTAAGATTGAAGTTTCTTGGCTTTTCACTAGGTGTAGACCGTAACGGTGCCTATGCCCGACCGGCCAAGCAATCACAAAAGCGAGTTAAGCAAGCACTAAAGCTGTTAACAAAGCGCAATCGGGGAGTATCCATTGAGCAAATGTTTGAGGAAATTCATCGCAAAATGCGGGGTTGGCTTCAATATTACTCAATTGGGAAACTGACTGGCTTTATTCAACGACTTGACCAGTGGTTAAGGGCGCGAATAAGGCAATATATCTGGAAGCAATGGAAGAAATTCAAAACTAAGATTACTAACTTACAAAGGCTCGGATTGTCTTATCGTGATGCATATGTCTTCGCTAGTACCCGTAAGGGCTACTGGCGAACCGCACACAGTAAGACTTTGAGTTATTCTCTAACAAATAGAAAACTGGAGCACCTTGGACTAATAAATATGTCCAAGACGCTCCAGTCAATTCAAAGTGATTAA